The Dermacentor variabilis isolate Ectoservices chromosome 4, ASM5094787v1, whole genome shotgun sequence genome contains the following window.
TCTACGCGGAAATGGCACTTGTCAGTTTCAATGGTTCTGGTTCATAACGATCGAGCAAGGCGTGCTTCGTCAACCATTTGGCTTCTTCAGATTATCTCTGCTAACTACTTTGCAGACCCAGCCCGTTTCGACAAGAATGGCAGAAGTTAGGTAATAGCATTTTAAAATTATACAAGAAAATAGTTCTGATAGACGATGGACTATATAATGCGCTCTCTCGCATTCTACTCGACcagtttttcttatttatttaataaattaatgaaaaagcTAATGAGCAGTGTACTCTTTCCCTGGTCGACGCTACTAGTAATGCTATCCGAACGAGCACCCGAGGCACCAAGCGTTATAGAACCCGAACCCTTCTCGTCGCCTTCACGTGTAATCCACACCTCAGCTTTCGACTGTATATGGCTGCTGCGACTGTCGCCACCATCGAGGCAGCTTAGCCCAACTCCTCGCGCGCAAACAAGGTACACTCAAACTCCAAGGTCAGGGAGCTAAAGAACCTCCCCGGACCCTAATAGTACATAACCAGACACATGCAACCACAGCGTGGATTCACGACTGTTAACCGCCACACTTTTTCCAACACAAAAGCAAATGATACCAACCAGCAGCTACGCTAATACTGAGAACCacataccgcccccccccccccccccacaaaaatAATGAGCAAGAAACGGCTGCCGAACTGTGTAGGGCATGATGGCATGGGGCATTTCATTCACACAGCCACGAGGGCGCGTCCCACGCGCTTCGCCGGAGAACCAACGGAGAGATCATACGGAGCTGAAAGCGGCGAGCAGAGCGCCGCACTTCATTGCACGAGCCGCCTACAGGCCGCCTCTCATCGTAACACGCTCCCACACGCGCGCAAGCGCGCGACGCCGAACGCTTGTACCGAACACGCCCACCTATACGCGTTGCCCGCATTcccgcatatatatatagaaaggacGCTCTCAAACGTCACGTTATAACGATGCCACGCCGCCGCGCCAAACGTATATGCTATTATACACTCGGTACAAGATGGCGAGCGGCGTGGTTTGTGTATACCCGTATTCACCGTGGACAACGCGCTTGGTGTGGCATGGCCTTCGCGTGTCCTTagctttcttttccttatttttgATATTTCGCAAAAGCCTTTGATTCTGGATCCTTTGGAGCGAGTAGCGAACGCTTTGCAGAACAGGTTTTGCGGTTTTGATGTATCGCAGAGACAGACGTATACACACAGGCgggagcgttttcttttttttttccctataaTATAAAGGAAACGGGAGAGCGCGCTGGGAGAATCGCTCGATCCACGCGCCGTGTTGCTCAAGGAGCGGGAAGCGCCTGAACGGAGAGAAAGAAGCCTTTCTTTTTGATGGGCGTGCGCGTCTATGTACCACACAGGTGGGCACGCAAAGGGCGTGGAAACGGAGCCGTGCTGCCGTGTGCTGCTTCCCTATACGTCACTTAACTCTCTCCATCTTTCTTTACAATATGCACACTGCAAATATCTCtgtctatgtatatatatttatataatatatttatgtatgtataATATTCTATACGTTCACAAACACCTTCGCAAAATACATACAAGGAAAATAAAGAGCGCGCCACTTCTTTTGATATTCAACCGTCAAAAAACGTTTGATTTCCTCTTTTTTAAACCTCGCTCGATACCCGTTGGCAGGCACACTCACACTCGCTACAATCGTCGAGTGGCGAATGGTGTCCACACAAGTCCGTTACAACACACGCACGCGGGTCTCCCCGCTTATACATAGTGGAGCACAACGACGGTCGGCGCGCCCCGCACTGGACAGGCGGCCTCGGGAACAACGAGGCAGGGGAACTGGGGGAGGGTTTAACAACGGGAGACGCCGACATGGGAGTCCGTGCGAGGAAGTGCAAAGATACTTCCTCTGCTCCGCCGGAGAGGAAGGGGCCGCAGCATCGGGCTAGGACGAGGCGGCCAGGGCGAAGGATCCGTTGCTCGTGTTGTCACCGTCGTGGTCCGGCGAGCTGGACAGGCCTCGCGCCAGACGGGCGGGAGCACGTGCGGCAGCGCCAGCCCGTGGGCAAGGCCCCGGCGCCGCACCAGGTCGAGCTGGAAGCCCGCGGCCAGCCGGTCTCGAGCCGCTCCCCCAGCCGGTGGTGGTCGACGGCAAGCCGGTGGTCGATGCCGACGCCCAGCCGGTGGTCGACCGCCGTGAGCCGGTGGTCCACGGCCGCGAGTCGGTGGTGGTCGACAACGCCCTGCAGCCGCTCGGCGAGCAGCTCCTTGCGTCGGTGGTCGTGGTTGATGCGCAGGTCTTGCTCCTCTTCCTCGGGTTCCTCCATGATGTCCTCTTCGCCGTCCTCCTCGTCTTCGGGAGCCTCGGAGTCGGACCGCGAGCTGGACAGGTCGAGCACGCCGGGCGTCGGGTAGCGGTACGGCgtcgacggcagcagcagcggcgttgGCGACATGGACATGTCCAGCGGCTCGGTCTGCTCCGTCTCGAGGAACAGGTCGCGCTGCTGTGGCGTCAGGATGCGGATCGTGTGGCGCGGCTTCCGCCGGCTCTTGGGCGGCTCGCCGGGAGGTCCCCCGATGACCGAATGGGCCGCGGGCGGGATCacggcggcggctgcggcggtgGGCGAGAGCGCGGCGGCAGCGGCCAGGCTGTTGTTGACGGGCACAGCGGCCGTCGCGGCCAGAGAGGAGGGCGGCGAGACGGCCACCTCGTAGGCGCGGGGCCTCCGGCCGCGGCGCGGCTTGCCGGCGTTCGCCTCGTCCTTGGGGCACTTGTGGTGCATGAGGTGGTGGCGGCGCCTGAAGCGGCCCAAGCAGAGCTGGCACTCGAACGGCTTCTCGCCCTTGTGGATGAGCATGTGCGCCTTGAGCTGGTTCGAGTCGGAGAACTTGGAGTCGCACAGCTCGCAGGCGTACGGCCGCTCTCCGGTGTGCACCCGCAAGTGTCGGCGCAGGTTGGCCACCTGCACGAACTGGCGGTCGCAGTGCGTGCAGTGGTACGGCTTCTCGCCCGTGTGCAGCCGCATGTGCGTCTTCAGGTGGTGGTCGCGCGTGAAGCGCTTGTGGCACTCGCGGCACTCGAACGGCTTCTCTCCCGTGTGCGTGCGCTCGTGGTTCTGCAGCACATGCTTGTAGCCGAAGCATCGCCTACAGACAGTGCACGTGAAGACCTTGTCGCGCGGCGCCTCGCGTCGTCCCAGCAGGTTCGAGAGGAAGGCCAGCTCTCCCGTTGTCGAGGATGCGGCGCCCGGGAGCGGCGGGCTGCGCGAGCCTCCGCCGCCGATGCCGCCGGCGCTCGACGGCGCCGAGGAAGAGCCCGCCGCGCCGTTGCCGCCGCCGCTCGTGGTGCTCGCCGCGCTGCCGGGGCTGCCGCCGTTGCTGCGACATTCCTCGGCCTCACTGGCCTCTTTCATCGCACTCCGGTGACCTGCGCGCAACGGGAGAATGAATGAAGAACCCGGTTGGCAGCACTGCGGGGTCGGGAAAAACAGCGCTTATAATCTATATACCGTGGTTTCTTATAGAAGCTTCGCGCGAGAAAAAGGGGCGCAACATGGCGTTAAGAGGGAGCGAGTTGCAGTATGCTCCATATAGCCCGTCAGCGGTTAATGCAATCCGTAATTAAGTGAAAATATGAAGGATCCATCGCGGCAGTCATATTAACGATACCGATGCGGGGGTCCCTCCATGCTCCTTAGAAATGAACTTTGGGCGATGTGAAATGTCATCCTCTTTTTAAAAAGAAGAGGAGATCTAGCACGGTACAGAAAGAAATATGTCACCGTTTAATACGTGAAACCGCATGCACGCCGCGAAAAGGAGTTTCCGTGAACACTGATTCACATTGTAATAGGCAGGAATCCGATAGTCGCTCCTTGCTACCTCAAGCACAATAACATCACCTCTGAAAACGCAGGACAGGCAACAGAAACCCATCGCGATTACTCGGTTTTAAATCGTCCCAAAACTGGTACTCGACAAGCAACAATTACTCAGGAATCGCATTCCACCGCGTAAATTAGACGGGCATGCGAAGACAAGACATGATACAGCGCTGAACTAATGTCAACTCAATGTCCAGCCGCAACTCTCTGACCAGACATTCGTACACTTACTTGAAAGTTTGGTAAAAGTTTGTATACACATCGCAGACACCATCACCCAATAAGATCTGCTCATTCAAACGTACTTGCGTGAATCTACTGCTAAGTTGATACTGACATTTATATCTGGATCTGTTGAGGCGGGCTGCCAAACACCTCACGTCACGTCTCATCGAAGCCCACGGGTTGTGACAATCGAAGAGGACTTGGCATTACAGTTCATTAACAGTAACTTTTCCTTCTATTTCTCCAACCACTTTAATAACACGAATACCCGAGCTTTTGACAAACAAGAGATGCTTCTCTCCTCATTTTGTAGCAGTCATCTCGGCGAGCTGCAAGAACTAAGACGGGCTCgatattttttttgtaaattaCTACACCATGAAGTTATAGTGCGCGTGcacaaataccccagaaagtatACAGGAGGACGCCGCGTTTACACAATGGTtgaacatcgcacgcgtaatacggAAGACGTGGGCTTCCCACGTATACAGCTGCGATAAGTTGTCTTCTCGCCCACATTAATTTCCCTTATTATTTTTATACATTCCAGTCAAAATAGACAGTTAATTTTCCTCAGTGTTTCTCTGGCTTCACTGCCCGTTGGCTTCACGACGGTTGCAGGAACTGAAGCGCACGAATTCCACCGAGCATCCTTGTGCAAAAAACACAGTCGCGGGCTCGTACGCGCTATACCAGAGCGACGCGCGAAAAGTCGGAATCCATCCAAGTGAGCGGCGGCCACCAGAGCCGTCGCCGAGCACACACGTACCCCATGGAAGCCCGTCTTGAGGCAGCTGTCGCACCGTTGTTGCACGCGCCCGCCGCAGCGGGAGGAGTGCGGAGAGCTGGCCCAGAGAAAGGGTGGCGGTGCGGTGGTGGCACGGAAGCGACACGCCGCGCGGGCACTTGGGACTGCGTAACCGGACGACGACCACCGCACAACACGGCCGACCTTGACGCCACCCTCGCTCAGCGGGAAGTGACTCGAAAGGAGGTCTGCAACGACGGGACCCTCCTCTTCCAGAAACGTGGGGGAACGAACGAAAAGAAGACGTGTCGGGACGCCGCAGTCGGCTCAGCTTCGCAACCCGGAGAGCCAAGAGAGATAGAAAGAAGAGgtcaacaaataaagaaaaaaggaaagagaaaccaGAAACAGTCCCACGGGGACACCATTGTAGCCAAGGCGCGTCTCTTGGACAGGAAGGGAAAAACGGAGGGAAGGAAGGAAGATGGCCGTGCCTCGGGGGAAGGGGTGCACGAGAGCGTGAGGAGGAGACAAGCCgaagaagaggagaaaaaaaaaaaccgactcGGCCGCGCAACTTCTGTCATGCAGACCCACCGAGGAACGCTAACAAACAAATGAACGGACGCAGCTCACTCCTGCAATGGGTCAGACTCGCCGGCAAAATCGGCCGTACGCCaacaccctccctcccccctccccctcccccgcgcTCCGCTTCCCCGAGCCAAGCAGCCCAAGCAAGCCCTTTTGCCTCTTACACGAGGGCGTACATctagataaagaaagaaaaagaggtatAAGAAAGGAATCGCCGGCATGTACACAGTGTAGCCGAAAGGGGCAAGttgtgaagggggataaaaaaaatgcagaggaaagaaagaaagagcggggTAAGCGAAAGCTACACCGGAGATGGACTCTTCCCCTCTGCCGCCGAAGAGAAAGTACAGATACGGAGGAGGCTTCTTTCGTTTTCAGAGGCCGTTTAATTAGAGGCGTCGAGAGACGAGACGAAGAGAAGGAAACAAAGGAAGGAGGCCACTTGTCGTGCTCGCCTCCATTGTGCGGTCCGCGTGGCCTCGTCGGCCCCCCTTTGTGGCCTTCCTGCGTTTGCTCGCTGTACACTTGAGAGGTGAGGAGAAAGAGGAGCGGCATGGGTGTTCTGcagcgcgtgcgtgtgcgtgtacatGCGCGCAATCATGTCGCCTTGGGGAAAACGGCGGCGCTCGCGGGCTTGGCTGGCAAGCCCTTCTCCCGTCGTATAAAGGGTTCGCctctaaaaaaaaaggggggggggaagaaaaggAACAACCGGAGGCGACAGATACGCTAGAATAGGACGACGGACGGGGAGCACGGAGTGGGACAAGTGCTCGAGAAGCGGCGTTTTCTTTGCTCTTTTCTCTCTATCCTTCTTTCGGCGTGGCCCCAGGAAGTGCAATTAGCCGTGTAGTTTGGCCTACTGCTATACGCCAACAATCCCTTTCAGACTTTGTCTCGACCGACAACGGGGAGCATTGCGTCTCCTCGTCGTTGACGCCTGCTCGTGCAGCCGCAGGGGTACACACGGCGCGTGGCGAGCCTCCGTCGCGTTGAAAGAGGCTCGCGTGACTCGggtgttgtcggcgggctgccTTTCAACTTCTCTTGTCTTCTCTCCGTTGCGTCTCACTCCGGTCTCCCCCGACagactgccttttctttttttgcctt
Protein-coding sequences here:
- the LOC142579142 gene encoding uncharacterized protein LOC142579142 isoform X2, encoding MKEASEAEECRSNGGSPGSAASTTSGGGNGAAGSSSAPSSAGGIGGGGSRSPPLPGAASSTTGELAFLSNLLGRREAPRDKVFTCTVCRRCFGYKHVLQNHERTHTGEKPFECRECHKRFTRDHHLKTHMRLHTGEKPYHCTHCDRQFVQVANLRRHLRVHTGERPYACELCDSKFSDSNQLKAHMLIHKGEKPFECQLCLGRFRRRHHLMHHKCPKDEANAGKPRRGRRPRAYEVAVSPPSSLAATAAVPVNNSLAAAAALSPTAAAAAVIPPAAHSVIGGPPGEPPKSRRKPRHTIRILTPQQRDLFLETEQTEPLDMSMSPTPLLLPSTPYRYPTPGVLDLSSSRSDSEAPEDEEDGEEDIMEEPEEEEQDLRINHDHRRKELLAERLQGVVDHHRLAAVDHRLTAVDHRLGVGIDHRLAVDHHRLGERLETGWPRASSSTWCGAGALPTGWRCRTCSRPSGARPVQLAGPRR
- the LOC142579142 gene encoding uncharacterized protein LOC142579142 isoform X1; translation: MLLEHRTRIGEPRPASPTTCHRSAMKEASEAEECRSNGGSPGSAASTTSGGGNGAAGSSSAPSSAGGIGGGGSRSPPLPGAASSTTGELAFLSNLLGRREAPRDKVFTCTVCRRCFGYKHVLQNHERTHTGEKPFECRECHKRFTRDHHLKTHMRLHTGEKPYHCTHCDRQFVQVANLRRHLRVHTGERPYACELCDSKFSDSNQLKAHMLIHKGEKPFECQLCLGRFRRRHHLMHHKCPKDEANAGKPRRGRRPRAYEVAVSPPSSLAATAAVPVNNSLAAAAALSPTAAAAAVIPPAAHSVIGGPPGEPPKSRRKPRHTIRILTPQQRDLFLETEQTEPLDMSMSPTPLLLPSTPYRYPTPGVLDLSSSRSDSEAPEDEEDGEEDIMEEPEEEEQDLRINHDHRRKELLAERLQGVVDHHRLAAVDHRLTAVDHRLGVGIDHRLAVDHHRLGERLETGWPRASSSTWCGAGALPTGWRCRTCSRPSGARPVQLAGPRR